One genomic window of Halococcus sediminicola includes the following:
- a CDS encoding formate/nitrite transporter family protein codes for MSRESDSNETTRSTPEPPLAAQQILGRELENALKQIRRPPSGLFISAIAAGLNVSFGALLMGMVLTFAPGFSSPLIERFVLASVSTVGFVIVVIGQTELFTAHTTLGVLPVIDRRASLAELGELWGVVLVGNLVGCAVFAGFMAFIGPPLEILTPAAAGSLADALLGLPWWVVLSSGVIAGWLMGLVTWLVAAGRDTVGQVLLIWLITGVIGFAPFHHALLGTTELLAALFMGHGVTVAEFLTVLVWTTLGNAAGGTVFVALLNYGQAIKAGDPEDVDVDAESLGEG; via the coding sequence ATGAGTCGGGAGTCCGACTCGAACGAGACCACCCGGAGCACGCCCGAACCGCCGCTGGCCGCCCAGCAGATCCTCGGCCGCGAACTCGAAAATGCACTCAAGCAGATCCGTCGGCCCCCGAGTGGACTGTTCATCTCGGCCATCGCGGCGGGTCTCAACGTGAGTTTCGGCGCGCTGCTCATGGGTATGGTATTGACCTTTGCGCCGGGATTTTCCTCGCCGCTAATCGAACGGTTCGTCCTCGCAAGCGTCTCGACCGTCGGATTCGTCATCGTCGTCATCGGTCAGACCGAACTGTTCACCGCCCACACCACCCTCGGCGTGCTGCCGGTCATCGACCGCCGCGCCTCCCTCGCCGAACTCGGCGAACTCTGGGGCGTGGTGCTCGTGGGCAACCTCGTCGGCTGTGCGGTGTTCGCCGGGTTCATGGCGTTCATCGGTCCCCCATTGGAGATCCTGACGCCGGCGGCGGCCGGGTCGCTCGCCGACGCGCTCCTGGGACTGCCGTGGTGGGTGGTCCTTTCGAGCGGCGTCATCGCTGGTTGGCTGATGGGGTTGGTGACGTGGCTCGTCGCCGCCGGCCGCGATACGGTCGGGCAGGTCCTCCTGATCTGGCTCATCACCGGCGTCATCGGTTTCGCGCCGTTCCATCACGCACTGCTGGGAACGACCGAACTGCTCGCGGCGCTGTTCATGGGCCACGGCGTGACCGTCGCGGAATTTCTCACCGTGCTCGTCTGGACGACACTCGGCAACGCCGCCGGCGGCACGGTGTTCGTCGCGCTGCTCAACTACGGCCAGGCGATCAAGGCCGGCGACCCCGAGGACGTCGACGTCGACGCCGAGAGTCTCGGCGAGGGCTGA
- a CDS encoding heme-binding protein, whose product MSRREPPQTEEGWYALHDFRTVDWDGWRAAPDRERERAIEEGVDYLSEHEALADADAGGSAVFSVLGHGADLLVLHLRPSMVDLDTAERRFEQTAFAEFTEQTDSYLSVTEVSGYMSQEYFEGEEVEDTGMANYIESRLKPDIPDSEYVSFYPMDKRRGPENNWYDLPFDERADLMSGHGDIGRDYAGKVTQIITGSVGFDDYEWGVTLFADDPAQIKKLLYEMRFDPSSSRYAEFGRFRFGRRFPPEDLGALLAGEPVPTGDDPHAGTDTSHGEGSPHGDHGDDTGEDESETIRDVLDEEGIYAGQPHGEDVHAMVLYSEADPMELEADVSGLRGNFEHYDTHVKTAVYENPDGGKSAVVSIWDTASAAETAGGFLSDLPGIVARGRGDGGEGFGTMGMFYTTKPDQREAFVERFDTVGELLAEMDGHDSTDLLVNRENENDMFIASRWRSREDAMDFFRSDEFRETVSFGREVLADRPRHVFLA is encoded by the coding sequence ATGAGCCGACGAGAGCCACCGCAGACCGAGGAAGGCTGGTACGCACTCCACGACTTTCGAACTGTGGACTGGGACGGCTGGCGAGCGGCCCCCGACCGCGAGCGCGAGCGCGCCATCGAGGAGGGCGTCGACTACCTCAGCGAGCACGAGGCGCTCGCGGACGCCGACGCGGGCGGGTCGGCCGTCTTCAGCGTGCTCGGCCACGGTGCGGACCTGCTCGTCCTCCATCTCAGACCCTCGATGGTCGACCTCGACACCGCCGAACGGCGTTTCGAGCAAACGGCCTTCGCGGAGTTCACCGAGCAGACCGACTCCTATCTCTCGGTCACGGAGGTGTCGGGCTACATGTCACAGGAGTACTTCGAGGGCGAGGAGGTCGAGGACACGGGGATGGCCAACTACATCGAATCCCGGTTGAAGCCCGACATCCCCGACAGCGAGTACGTTTCGTTCTATCCGATGGACAAGCGCCGCGGGCCCGAGAACAACTGGTACGACCTGCCCTTCGACGAGCGCGCCGACCTGATGAGCGGCCACGGCGACATCGGGCGCGATTATGCAGGAAAAGTCACGCAGATCATCACCGGTTCCGTCGGCTTCGACGATTACGAGTGGGGCGTGACGCTCTTTGCCGATGATCCGGCCCAGATCAAGAAACTGCTCTACGAGATGCGCTTCGACCCGTCGAGTTCGCGCTACGCCGAGTTCGGTCGATTCCGGTTCGGTCGCCGGTTTCCACCCGAGGACCTCGGAGCGCTGCTCGCCGGCGAACCGGTCCCGACCGGCGACGACCCACACGCCGGTACGGACACGAGCCACGGCGAGGGGAGTCCACACGGCGACCACGGGGACGACACGGGCGAGGACGAGAGCGAGACGATCCGCGACGTGCTCGACGAGGAGGGCATCTACGCGGGCCAGCCCCACGGCGAGGACGTCCACGCAATGGTGCTCTACTCCGAGGCCGATCCCATGGAGCTCGAGGCGGACGTGTCGGGGCTGCGCGGCAACTTCGAGCACTACGATACTCACGTGAAAACCGCAGTGTACGAAAACCCGGACGGTGGGAAGTCGGCGGTCGTCAGCATCTGGGACACGGCGAGCGCGGCCGAGACCGCCGGCGGCTTCCTCTCGGATCTCCCGGGCATCGTCGCGCGTGGACGCGGCGACGGCGGCGAGGGCTTCGGCACGATGGGGATGTTCTACACCACGAAACCCGACCAGCGCGAGGCGTTCGTCGAGCGCTTCGATACGGTCGGGGAACTCCTCGCGGAGATGGATGGCCACGACAGTACTGATTTACTGGTCAACCGCGAGAACGAGAACGACATGTTCATCGCCAGCCGCTGGCGCTCGCGCGAGGACGCGATGGACTTCTTCCGCAGCGACGAGTTCCGCGAGACGGTCTCCTTCGGCCGCGAGGTGCTCGCCGACCGGCCCCGTCACGTGTTCCTCGCGTGA
- a CDS encoding A24 family peptidase — protein MNALTDLLRLCCLPLLGWAAVRDVRTRRVPDRTWLPLLALGGALLAWDVSSVLRGTRPLDTGVFALRVVISLGVVAPLGLLFWRVGAFGGADAKALAVLCLLFPSVPAYQFSNVALPLAETSGVFSLTVLTNAALVGGTAPVYLFARNALAGRFTPESFVGRPVRWRELPNTHGRLLARANGLDGGFDLDALRLYLCWRGASLERLRATPDRSRDPTSLPEERPAPDDGAIDPFADGGERADLWAAAAFLDAVEGNAYGTTPARLRAALDALVARDRLWVTPGIPFLVPLFVGLCLALVYGDLLYAAMGAFGLL, from the coding sequence GTGAACGCGCTCACGGACCTGCTACGCCTGTGCTGTCTGCCGCTGTTGGGCTGGGCGGCCGTCCGCGACGTTCGCACCCGACGCGTGCCCGATCGGACGTGGCTGCCGCTGCTCGCGCTCGGCGGCGCGCTGCTCGCGTGGGACGTTTCGAGCGTGCTCCGGGGAACGCGCCCGCTCGACACCGGCGTGTTCGCGCTGCGAGTGGTCATCAGTCTCGGCGTTGTCGCTCCCCTCGGACTGCTCTTCTGGCGGGTCGGCGCGTTCGGCGGTGCGGACGCGAAGGCCCTCGCCGTGCTCTGCCTGCTCTTTCCATCCGTTCCCGCCTACCAGTTTTCGAACGTCGCGCTGCCGCTCGCCGAGACCAGCGGCGTCTTTTCGCTGACGGTGCTCACGAACGCGGCACTCGTCGGCGGGACGGCTCCAGTTTACCTGTTCGCCCGGAACGCGCTCGCCGGGCGATTCACGCCCGAGAGTTTCGTCGGTCGCCCGGTTCGCTGGCGGGAACTCCCGAACACTCACGGCCGACTCCTCGCGCGCGCGAACGGTCTCGACGGTGGTTTCGACCTCGACGCGCTGCGGCTGTATCTCTGCTGGCGCGGGGCGAGCCTCGAACGCCTCCGGGCGACCCCCGACCGCTCGCGCGACCCGACGAGCCTCCCCGAAGAGCGGCCAGCACCGGACGACGGTGCGATCGACCCGTTCGCGGACGGTGGCGAGCGCGCCGACCTGTGGGCTGCGGCGGCGTTTCTCGACGCCGTCGAAGGGAACGCCTACGGAACGACGCCGGCCCGCCTGCGCGCCGCGCTCGACGCGCTCGTGGCCCGCGACCGGCTCTGGGTGACGCCCGGGATACCGTTTCTCGTGCCTTTGTTCGTGGGGCTCTGTCTCGCGCTCGTCTACGGCGACCTGCTGTACGCCGCGATGGGCGCGTTCGGACTGCTGTGA
- a CDS encoding cupin domain-containing protein yields MGYRTLDTSAVEPSDDRPCTLRRLAEPAGLERLALNRFRAEPGEMLPLAYHYHDEQEEAFYVLSGTLHVETPEETHEIGENGLFAVDPGSPQRAFNPETATAAVEVLAIGAPPVSGDVHAYEP; encoded by the coding sequence ATGGGCTATCGCACACTCGACACCAGCGCGGTCGAACCGAGCGACGACCGTCCCTGTACCCTCAGACGACTCGCCGAACCAGCCGGACTCGAACGGCTGGCGCTCAATCGCTTTCGGGCCGAACCGGGCGAGATGCTGCCGCTCGCCTACCACTACCACGACGAACAGGAGGAAGCCTTCTACGTGCTCTCGGGAACCCTCCACGTCGAAACGCCCGAAGAGACCCACGAAATCGGAGAGAACGGCCTGTTCGCCGTCGACCCCGGCAGCCCACAGCGAGCGTTCAACCCCGAAACCGCCACCGCGGCCGTCGAGGTCCTCGCCATCGGCGCACCGCCGGTCTCGGGCGATGTCCACGCCTACGAGCCATGA
- a CDS encoding DUF5828 family protein, whose amino-acid sequence MEESISGFKERGGWNEIVEHGERITHALAEFGAEGEAFDEWDEWRPKNHERLDEDVNEKTAEQASIGEGEGERAGKAPDEDLKSAGEKLSQSYANIDDPDEAVDSWGESLEYVARAADSAGRKAIRTVEDTVYKNVMTQVAPYYFDNELVSANLQRTDSAREGEYAGYIFEVNVNDDDLKDEVSERLGEYEDRVDRWHVTTEKRTEALEAVEGGEVDEPEPDTDFTTN is encoded by the coding sequence ATGGAAGAGAGCATTTCAGGATTCAAAGAGCGCGGCGGGTGGAACGAGATCGTCGAGCACGGCGAGCGTATCACGCACGCACTCGCCGAGTTCGGAGCCGAGGGCGAGGCGTTCGACGAGTGGGACGAGTGGCGGCCGAAAAACCACGAGCGCCTCGACGAGGACGTCAACGAGAAGACCGCCGAACAGGCGAGCATCGGGGAGGGCGAGGGTGAGCGCGCCGGGAAGGCTCCCGACGAGGACCTCAAAAGTGCCGGCGAGAAGCTCTCCCAGTCCTACGCGAACATCGACGACCCCGACGAGGCGGTCGACTCGTGGGGCGAGTCGCTCGAATACGTCGCGCGCGCGGCCGATTCGGCGGGGCGAAAGGCGATTCGTACTGTGGAAGACACGGTCTACAAGAACGTGATGACGCAGGTCGCGCCCTACTACTTCGACAACGAACTCGTGAGCGCGAACCTCCAGCGAACCGACAGCGCCCGCGAGGGCGAGTATGCGGGGTACATCTTCGAGGTCAACGTCAACGACGACGACCTCAAAGACGAAGTATCAGAGCGTCTCGGCGAGTACGAGGACCGCGTCGACCGCTGGCACGTCACGACCGAAAAGCGCACCGAGGCGCTCGAAGCGGTCGAGGGCGGCGAGGTCGACGAGCCGGAGCCGGATACCGACTTCACGACGAACTAG
- a CDS encoding hemolysin family protein translates to MQPLAFVMDAPATPLAVDVLGVSISNGTFTAIGVVVVLVLIGLSAFFSSSEIAMFSLASHRVEALVEEGTPGAATMADLKSNPHRLLVTILVGNNIVNIAMTSITTGLLALYYSQGAAVAISTFGITALVLLFGESAPKSYAVENTESWALTIARPLKLAEYGLLPLIVVFDYLTRQINRITGGGSAIETSYVTRDEIQDIIETGEREGVIAEDEREMLQRIFRFNNTIAKEVMTPRLDVTAVTAEASIEEAIETCVQSGHARIPVCEGSLDNVIGTVHIRDLVRDLNYGESGDLDLADLIRPTLHVPESKNVDELLTEMRRDRMRIAIVVDEFGTTEGLVSVEDMIEEIVGEILEGGEREPVEHIDDETVLVAGEVNIDEVNEALDIELPEGEEFETIAGFIFNRAGRLVEEGESIDYDGVEITVESVENTRITTARVHRLPETERETVEVDDEPSSS, encoded by the coding sequence ATGCAACCTCTCGCGTTCGTGATGGATGCGCCCGCCACCCCGCTCGCCGTCGATGTCCTCGGGGTCTCGATTTCCAATGGGACGTTCACCGCCATCGGTGTCGTCGTCGTGCTGGTGCTCATCGGTCTCTCGGCGTTCTTCTCTTCTTCGGAGATCGCCATGTTCTCGCTGGCCTCCCACCGCGTGGAGGCGCTCGTCGAGGAAGGAACGCCGGGTGCGGCGACGATGGCCGACCTCAAATCCAACCCGCACCGCCTGCTGGTGACGATTCTCGTGGGGAACAACATCGTCAACATCGCCATGACTTCCATCACGACGGGGTTGCTCGCGCTCTATTACTCGCAGGGAGCGGCCGTCGCCATCTCCACGTTCGGCATCACGGCGCTCGTGCTGCTGTTCGGCGAGAGCGCGCCCAAATCCTACGCCGTCGAGAACACCGAGTCATGGGCGCTCACCATCGCCCGCCCGCTGAAACTCGCCGAATACGGCCTGCTTCCGTTGATCGTCGTCTTCGACTACCTCACCCGCCAGATCAATCGCATCACTGGGGGCGGGTCGGCCATCGAAACCTCCTACGTCACCCGCGACGAAATCCAGGACATCATCGAGACGGGCGAGCGCGAGGGCGTCATCGCCGAGGACGAACGCGAGATGCTCCAGCGGATCTTCAGGTTCAACAACACCATCGCCAAGGAGGTGATGACGCCGCGACTGGACGTGACCGCCGTCACCGCCGAGGCGTCGATCGAGGAGGCCATCGAGACCTGTGTCCAGAGCGGCCACGCGCGCATCCCGGTCTGTGAGGGCAGCCTCGACAACGTCATCGGCACAGTCCACATCCGCGACCTCGTCCGCGACCTGAACTACGGCGAGTCGGGCGATCTCGACCTCGCGGACCTCATCCGACCCACACTGCACGTCCCGGAATCGAAGAACGTCGACGAACTGCTCACGGAGATGCGCCGCGATCGCATGCGCATCGCCATCGTCGTCGACGAGTTCGGCACCACCGAGGGACTGGTCTCGGTCGAGGACATGATCGAGGAGATCGTCGGCGAGATCCTCGAAGGTGGCGAGCGCGAACCCGTCGAGCACATCGACGACGAGACGGTGCTCGTGGCGGGCGAAGTCAACATCGACGAGGTCAACGAAGCCCTCGACATCGAGTTGCCCGAGGGCGAGGAGTTCGAGACCATCGCGGGCTTCATCTTCAATCGTGCGGGCCGGCTGGTCGAGGAGGGCGAGAGCATCGACTACGATGGCGTCGAGATCACGGTCGAGTCGGTCGAGAACACGCGCATCACGACCGCGCGCGTCCATCGACTGCCCGAGACCGAACGCGAGACGGTCGAGGTCGACGACGAGCCTAGTTCGTCGTGA
- a CDS encoding glutathione S-transferase N-terminal domain-containing protein produces MSATRTDVAESTEPLTLYRLQACPFCERVVRRLDELDVDYESRFVEALHSKRDAVKRVCGKRTVPAITDPNTGVTMAESANIVEYLDGTYGEHA; encoded by the coding sequence ATGAGCGCCACCCGCACCGACGTCGCCGAATCGACCGAGCCGCTCACCCTCTACCGGCTTCAGGCCTGCCCGTTCTGCGAACGGGTCGTGCGCCGACTCGACGAACTGGACGTCGACTACGAGTCGCGCTTCGTCGAGGCGCTGCACTCGAAACGCGACGCCGTCAAGCGGGTCTGTGGCAAGCGCACCGTTCCGGCCATCACCGACCCGAACACCGGCGTGACGATGGCCGAGAGCGCCAACATCGTCGAATACCTCGACGGCACCTACGGGGAGCACGCCTGA
- a CDS encoding redoxin domain-containing protein codes for MVDFDVVELDATDHPEAGEQAPDFTRPLVDDELWADVSLSELLDDGPLVLLFHPMDGAFPATYLWNEVRERGWTDDIAVVGLSISTPYAHKQLIAERGIDARLFSDPQNGVAEKYDIVNDLDGMAGVSEPRPAAFVVDREGTIQYTWVAEEWPAFPDYDAIEAAIDEL; via the coding sequence ATGGTCGACTTCGACGTGGTGGAACTCGACGCCACCGACCACCCCGAGGCGGGCGAGCAGGCACCCGACTTCACCCGCCCGCTCGTCGACGACGAACTCTGGGCGGACGTCTCGCTCTCGGAACTCCTCGACGACGGCCCGCTCGTCCTGCTCTTTCATCCGATGGACGGGGCGTTCCCGGCGACCTATCTCTGGAACGAGGTTCGAGAGCGCGGCTGGACGGACGACATAGCGGTCGTCGGTCTCTCCATTTCGACGCCGTACGCACACAAGCAACTCATCGCGGAGCGGGGTATCGACGCACGGCTGTTCTCGGACCCACAGAACGGCGTCGCCGAGAAATACGACATCGTCAACGACCTCGATGGGATGGCCGGTGTTTCGGAACCGCGGCCCGCGGCGTTCGTCGTCGACAGGGAGGGGACGATTCAGTACACCTGGGTCGCTGAGGAGTGGCCCGCCTTCCCCGACTACGACGCCATCGAGGCAGCCATCGACGAGCTGTGA
- a CDS encoding L-threonylcarbamoyladenylate synthase — protein sequence MMDVSRAAAAVAEGGLVVYPTETVYGLGADALDADAVGRVFEAKGRSHEKPISLAVPTVEAAFEHTDPTEREQRFMDEFLPGPVTVLVEAGEEVPENLTAGRSRVGVRVPDQPVARKLLEGTGPLTSTSANVSGQPSARRVAEIDEGIRAACGAVLDDGECPGTESSVVDVSSGSIHRRGARAADVAAWLD from the coding sequence GTGATGGACGTCTCGCGCGCCGCCGCGGCCGTTGCGGAGGGTGGGCTCGTCGTCTATCCGACCGAGACGGTCTACGGTCTCGGTGCCGACGCGCTCGACGCCGACGCCGTCGGCCGGGTCTTCGAGGCGAAAGGTCGCTCACACGAGAAGCCGATCTCGCTGGCCGTCCCCACAGTGGAGGCGGCGTTCGAGCACACGGACCCGACCGAGCGCGAGCAGCGGTTCATGGACGAGTTCCTCCCCGGTCCCGTCACCGTGCTCGTCGAGGCGGGAGAGGAGGTCCCCGAGAACCTGACCGCCGGGCGTTCCCGTGTGGGGGTGCGCGTGCCCGACCAGCCAGTGGCCCGAAAACTGCTCGAAGGGACCGGGCCGCTGACCTCGACGAGCGCGAACGTGAGCGGGCAGCCGAGCGCGCGGCGCGTCGCGGAGATAGACGAGGGAATCCGTGCGGCCTGCGGGGCCGTCCTCGACGACGGCGAGTGTCCGGGCACCGAGAGCAGCGTCGTCGACGTTTCGTCGGGGAGCATCCACCGGCGCGGAGCACGGGCCGCGGACGTTGCGGCGTGGCTCGACTAG
- a CDS encoding CRISPR-associated protein Cas4, which yields MKKHAFSDLRTAAYCPRKCYYRWQDDADRDPPPEVEERRELAFRYGEILDGVDLVDAPIEVTPTQLRTNLSCAKARLDAFEALCDPADRDVLLTGKDCRGIAHKIVETDVPVPSLISAGSPPENGVWHPQTVHAVAAAKALAYERETPVERAFVEYPTYGVVREVPLTTRRKAAYRTAVRTLESIDGPPPRLDDRSKCESCEYREECGVKTRSLRSLLGLG from the coding sequence ATGAAAAAACACGCCTTCAGCGACCTCAGAACCGCCGCCTACTGCCCACGGAAGTGCTACTATCGCTGGCAGGACGACGCCGACCGCGACCCGCCGCCGGAAGTCGAGGAGCGGCGCGAACTCGCCTTCCGCTACGGAGAAATCCTCGACGGCGTCGACCTCGTGGACGCGCCGATCGAGGTCACGCCGACCCAGCTCCGGACCAACCTCTCGTGTGCGAAGGCCCGCCTCGATGCCTTCGAGGCGCTCTGTGATCCCGCCGACCGCGACGTGCTCCTCACGGGCAAGGACTGTCGGGGTATCGCCCACAAGATAGTCGAGACCGATGTGCCCGTTCCATCATTGATTTCGGCCGGTAGCCCGCCCGAAAACGGCGTCTGGCACCCTCAAACCGTGCACGCCGTCGCGGCCGCGAAGGCGCTCGCCTACGAACGCGAGACGCCCGTCGAGCGCGCGTTCGTCGAGTACCCGACGTATGGCGTCGTTCGAGAGGTACCGCTGACGACGCGACGGAAGGCAGCCTACCGCACGGCGGTCCGCACCCTCGAATCGATCGACGGCCCGCCGCCGCGCCTCGACGACCGCTCGAAGTGTGAATCCTGCGAGTACCGCGAGGAGTGTGGCGTGAAGACCCGTTCGCTGCGCTCGTTGCTTGGCTTGGGCTAG
- a CDS encoding acyltransferase gives MTKRHVTLPPAAKSGLQEFLTDVDERLSGPEDTCDVVAETLAGLYGDGDAYRRFLDGADVSPAERVRLQGYDPCNATLESEYYAEKDEKKFEESKHLQWLWRQFDATPMADNVDFALRFREMLADHLFAEAGENLRLFKGISMTYGHNITMGDNTVVHDDVHLDDRGELAIGDRVSIADDSHIYSHDHDLVDQTAIENFRTLIDDDARLGYDSMVRAGVRVGENAMVGAKAVLQRDVPAHHVAVGTPAKSVRVKPGWESVAEPVEDANADRREQRRIETDLPTGMKVFDEFGRDLTPPN, from the coding sequence ATGACGAAACGCCACGTGACGCTGCCGCCGGCCGCCAAAAGCGGGTTGCAGGAGTTCCTCACCGACGTCGACGAGCGCCTCTCGGGTCCCGAAGACACCTGTGATGTGGTCGCCGAAACGCTCGCCGGTCTCTACGGCGACGGCGACGCCTATCGACGGTTCCTCGACGGGGCGGACGTCTCGCCGGCCGAGCGGGTGCGATTGCAGGGGTACGACCCCTGCAACGCGACGCTCGAAAGCGAATACTACGCCGAGAAGGATGAGAAAAAGTTCGAGGAATCGAAACATCTCCAGTGGCTCTGGCGGCAGTTCGACGCCACGCCGATGGCTGACAACGTCGACTTCGCACTACGGTTCAGGGAGATGCTCGCCGACCATCTCTTCGCGGAGGCCGGTGAGAACCTCAGACTGTTCAAGGGCATCTCGATGACCTACGGCCACAACATCACGATGGGTGACAATACCGTGGTCCACGACGACGTGCATCTCGACGACCGCGGGGAACTCGCCATCGGCGATCGGGTGAGTATTGCCGATGACTCACATATCTACAGCCACGACCACGACCTCGTCGACCAGACCGCAATCGAGAACTTTCGGACCCTTATCGACGACGACGCACGCCTCGGCTACGACTCGATGGTCCGGGCGGGCGTCCGGGTCGGCGAGAACGCGATGGTCGGCGCGAAGGCCGTCCTCCAGCGCGACGTTCCGGCCCACCACGTCGCGGTCGGCACGCCGGCGAAATCGGTGAGGGTGAAACCCGGCTGGGAGTCGGTCGCCGAGCCAGTCGAGGACGCGAACGCCGACCGTCGCGAACAGCGCCGCATCGAGACCGATCTGCCCACCGGGATGAAGGTCTTCGACGAGTTCGGCCGCGACCTGACGCCGCCGAACTGA
- a CDS encoding DUF7344 domain-containing protein, with translation MSEDPSPREPTPLASSDPSVPSTDDARKRHLLGCLGRFAYPVELDTLAAHVVAGEQTVPLESVSDDERARVAIRLHHVHIPALVERGAIEYDPESRMAVAATPDSITASDSSWPEK, from the coding sequence ATGTCTGAAGACCCCTCGCCTAGGGAGCCGACGCCGCTCGCATCGAGCGACCCGTCGGTCCCGAGCACGGACGACGCTCGCAAGCGCCACCTCCTCGGCTGTCTCGGGCGATTCGCCTATCCCGTCGAACTCGACACGCTCGCGGCCCACGTGGTGGCGGGCGAACAGACCGTCCCTCTCGAATCGGTCAGCGACGACGAGCGGGCGCGCGTCGCCATCAGACTCCATCACGTCCACATCCCGGCTCTCGTCGAACGGGGCGCGATCGAGTACGACCCCGAGAGCCGGATGGCCGTCGCCGCGACGCCCGACTCCATCACCGCGTCCGACTCGTCGTGGCCGGAGAAATAA
- a CDS encoding AI-2E family transporter, translated as MNLDVLGDRSRLGWWLVGLVVAATVLFVGYSFVGTFVLGLFVYYAVRPVNRRLEGHVSSGPAAALTMVVVALPALLLGAYLVVIGLGQLSSLQGPFADQYTQFLQPYFDVSKLRGGPLDALSSLRQQLSGSGVFQQAVSQGLGVLSTLTGGLLHVFLSLTFAFYLLRDDHDLAAWFRAEVGEEGTTPHAFLSAIDRDLHSVYFGNVLTVLLVALVAVAVYNGLNVLAPPRLSIPLPTTLALATGLASFVPIVVGKLVYVPLGLYLAGQALRTDPTLLWFPALFFVVAFVLLDMLPVMFLRPYLSGQTLHTGLVMFAYILGTVLFGWYGLFFGPLVVVFVVQFVNIVLPGLLHGGTIGPKASPATDVGSEPAAGTAETDGASGAE; from the coding sequence ATGAACCTCGACGTTCTCGGCGACCGCTCGCGCCTCGGCTGGTGGCTGGTCGGACTCGTGGTCGCGGCGACGGTGCTGTTCGTCGGCTACTCCTTCGTCGGAACCTTCGTGCTCGGATTGTTCGTCTACTACGCCGTTCGACCCGTCAATCGCCGGCTCGAAGGGCACGTATCGAGCGGTCCGGCGGCCGCGTTGACGATGGTCGTGGTCGCGCTGCCGGCACTGCTTCTCGGTGCGTATCTCGTCGTCATCGGTCTCGGCCAGCTCAGTTCGCTCCAGGGACCGTTTGCCGACCAGTACACCCAGTTCCTCCAGCCGTATTTCGATGTCTCCAAGCTCCGGGGCGGCCCGCTCGATGCACTCAGCAGTCTCAGACAGCAGTTGAGCGGCTCCGGCGTTTTCCAACAGGCGGTCAGCCAGGGTCTCGGCGTGCTCTCGACGCTCACCGGCGGTCTGTTGCACGTCTTTCTGTCGCTGACATTCGCCTTCTATCTCCTGCGCGACGACCACGACCTCGCGGCGTGGTTTCGCGCCGAAGTGGGCGAAGAGGGAACGACTCCTCACGCCTTCCTTTCGGCCATCGACCGCGACCTCCACTCGGTGTACTTCGGCAACGTGCTCACCGTGTTGCTCGTGGCGCTGGTCGCCGTCGCCGTCTACAACGGGCTGAACGTTCTCGCCCCGCCACGGCTCTCGATTCCGCTGCCGACCACGCTCGCGCTGGCGACGGGGCTTGCGAGTTTCGTGCCGATAGTCGTCGGCAAACTCGTCTATGTTCCGCTCGGACTGTATCTCGCCGGGCAGGCGCTCCGCACCGACCCCACCCTCCTGTGGTTTCCGGCGCTCTTCTTCGTCGTCGCGTTCGTCCTCCTCGACATGCTGCCCGTCATGTTTCTCCGGCCGTATCTCTCGGGCCAGACCCTTCATACTGGACTCGTAATGTTTGCCTATATCCTCGGAACTGTGCTCTTCGGCTGGTACGGCCTCTTTTTCGGCCCGCTGGTCGTCGTTTTCGTCGTTCAGTTCGTCAACATCGTGCTGCCGGGACTGCTCCACGGGGGCACGATCGGCCCGAAAGCGAGTCCGGCCACCGACGTCGGCTCCGAACCCGCTGCCGGCACGGCCGAGACCGACGGGGCGAGCGGGGCGGAGTGA